CCACTGCGCCGACCGCGTCATCGACATGCTCGAGGTGAGTGCGAAAGCAAAGGATGGCGCAGCGCAGGCGGTAAGTTCCGTCGATGCGCGTGCCGCTCATCATGACGCGGCCTTCCTGCTGGATGTGTTGCATCAGGCGCTCGTTGAAGGCGTCGGCGTCGCCGCTCTTGGGCAGGTAACGGAAGGCGACGACGGAAAGTTGCGGTTCCGGCCCGGGGTCGAAGCCGTCGATCTCCGACAGGCGTGCGTGGAAGTAGCGCGCGAGCGCGAGCTTCTCCGACTGCGCGGCGCGGAAGGCGGCGATGCCGGCGATCTGCAGCGGCAGCCACAGGCGCAGCGCCCGGAAGTGGCGGGTTAGCTCGGGCGAGAGGTCGGCGGGCGACGGCCCGACCTCGGACTCGCCGAGCGGACGGATATAATCGGCGCTGGCGCTGAACGCTTGTTGCAGCAGCTTGCCGTCGCGGACGAGCGCGGCGCCGGTGCCGTATGGCAGGAACAGCGCCTTATGGGGGTCGAGCGCGACGCTGTCCGCCTGCTCAATGCCACGAAGGCGCTCTCGGCCTTCGTCGCAGAGGGCAAACAGACCGCCATAGGCGCCGTCCACGTGCAGCCACGCGCCGTAGCGGCGGCAGAGGTCGGCAATCTCGGGCAGTGGGTCGATGGCCCCGGTATCGACGGTTCCTGCGGAGGCAATCACCAGCCATGGGCGGACGCCACTGCGGCGATCTTCCTCCAATGCTCCTTGAAGCGCCTCGACTGACATGCGGTAGTCTTCATCCGTATCGATAACGCGCTTGGGCGAGCGTCCGCGACCGGCGATATGCAGCGCCTTGTCGACGCAATAATGGGCAAAGCGGGTGACGTAGACCGCGCCCCCACTATCCGGGTCCCGCGCCTCGCGAGCCGCGACCACCGCAGTCAGGTTCGCGATGCTGCCGCCGGATGTCAGTGTGCCGGCAGAATCTGCGGGATAGCCAATGACGCTCGCCAGCCAGGCGGCGCAGGCATTTTCGATGCGGACCGCGCCGGGGCTGGCCGACGCAAAGCCCGAATATTTGTTGGAGGTCGCGGCCAGCAAATCTCCGAACGCCGAATAAGGGACACCGCCGCCTGGAATGTACGCCATGAAGCGCGGGCTGGTGGTCGCGAAGCCCGGATTGTCGATGCAGGTGCCGACGTAGTCGAGGACCGACGCCGGGTCCCTGCCCTGCTCGGTGAACTCCGGGTCCAGCCGCTGGCTGAATACTTCTGACCAAGGCCGGTTGCTCGACGCTTCTTCGACCTGATCCCAGTAAGCGAGCGCGTGGTCGAGCGCCTGACCGCCAATGGCGCGACGTGTAGCCGCGTCCGGTTCCAGCGGTGCGGCGGCTTCGCGGAGGCGCGCAATCTCGGCGCGAAGCTGGTCGATCACGAGATCAGGCGCGCGGCATCCACCGCGTGATAAGTGAGCACGCCAGTGGCGCCGGCCCGTTTGAAGGCGAGCAAGGTCTCCAGGATCAGCGCGTCGCGGTCGCCCGCTCCAGCCGCCGCTACCGCCTCGATCATCGCATACTCGCCGCTCACCTGGTACGCGAAGGTCGGGACGCCGAAAGCATCCTTCACCCGCGCGACGACGTCGAGATAGGGCAGCCCCGGCTTCACCATCACGAAGTCCGCACCCTCAGCCAAGTCGAGCTCGACCTCCCGCAGCGCTTCTTCGATGTTGGCCGGGTTCATCTGATAGCCGCGCTTGTCGCCCTTCAGTCGACCGAGCGAACCGACCGCCTCGCGAAACGGCCCGTAGAAGGCCGAGGCGTACTTCGCGGCGTAGGCCATGATCGCGACATTCTGGTGCCCCTCGTCCTCGAGCGCAGCGCGAATAGCGGCGACCCGGCCGTCCATCATGTCGGAGGGCGCGACGATATCGGCGCCGGCTTCGGCCTGCACCAACGCCTGGCGGACCAGAACCTCGACCGTATCATCGTTGATGACGTTGCCGGCGATGTCGACGATGCCGTCGTGGCCGTGGCTCGTGTAGGGATCGAGCGCGACGTCGGTCAGCACGCCGATGTCGGGCACCGCATCCTTGATCGCCTTGATCGCCTGGCAGATCAGGTTGCCGCTGTTGAGCGCCTCGCGCGCGTCGTCGGTCCGAAGGTCGGTCGGCGTGTTCGGGAACAGCGCGATGCATGGGATTCCGAGGTTAGCGGCCTCGCGCGCCTTGGCGCCAAGCTTGTCGATGCTCCAGCGGCTGACGCCGGGAAGGGAGCCGATCGGCTCATCGCAGTCGCGTCCGTCGCAAACGAACAGCGGCCAGATGAAGTCGGACGGATGAAGCCGATTCTCGGCGAGCATCGAGCGCATCCAGGCGCTCGAGCGGCCGCGGCGCATCCGGAGGTGGGGGAATGAAGCTGACATGGCGCGCCTCTAGCGTCATTCGGCGCCTCACGGGAACCCAAATGCTTGCGCCGCCGCTTAGTGGGGATGGCAAACAACAATAAGCTGCCCCGAAAAGCGATCCTGATCGTCAACACGGCGAGCCGGAGCGGCGCGGACGCGTTCGAACAGGCGCGCGAGAAGCTGACCGGTGCAGGGGTTGAGCTGATCGATGCGCGGTCGGTGGACGACCCCGAGACCCTCCCGCACGAAATAAAGGCGGCGGTGAAGCGCGCGCCGATGGTCATCGTCGGCGGTGGCGACGGGACGCTGTCCGAGACGGTCGACGATTTTCTGGGGAGTGATACGGTGTTCGCGCTGCTCCCGCTCGGCACGGCAAACAGTTTCGCGCGCACGCTGGGCATCCCGCTCGATCTGGACGGTGCTATCGACGTGATTGCCAATGGCTTGCCGCGGCAGATCGATCTTGCGGCGATCAATGGCGATTATTTCCTCAACAATGCCGCGCTGGGCCTCGCGCCCAAGGTGGCGGAGACCGTGCCGCATGGCTTGAAGCGGACCCTGGGCCGGCTTGGCTATCTGCTGTGGGCCGGCTGGTCGGCCGCCAGCTTCAAGGCGTTCCGGCTGACGGTGGACGACGGCAAGCGGCGTCACCGGCTGTGGGCGACCGAGGCGCGGATTGCCAACGGGCGCTTCCATGGAGGCATCGAGCTGATCGAAAGTGCCAACGTCGATAGCGGCGAGATCGTGGTTCAAGCAGTCGAGGGGCGAAGCGTTGTGAAGCTCGGCTGGAGCTATCTCACCAGCGCGTTGAAGCATCCATCGCGGCACGATCCGCTGACCGAATTTCGCGGCAAGAAGCTTCGGATCGAGACTCACCCTCGCATGCGCGTGTCGATCGATGGCGAACTCGGGCCGGAAACGCCTTTCGAGGCAACCGTCGCACCAGGCGCGATCACCGTCGCGGCGCCTAGAGGCTAGCCCGCCGGGTTGAGCGCGCCGCCGGGTTCGCGAGTTGCCTCCGCCTCTTCGATGCATTCGTCAGGGCTCGGGACTTGCTCGATGCTGAGCTGTGCTTTCCGCCAGCCGCCCTTCCAATAGTACAAGACGGCGAGCGCCATATTGGCGAAGGAGCTGACCGGGAAGCTGAGCCATACCGCGTCCGGCCCGAGCCAGTGCTGAGTCGCGAATATCCAGCCGAAACGGACCGGGATCAGGCCCACCGCGAGGATGATGAGCGGCGCCCAGACGGCGCCATTGGCCCGCACTGTCGCGAACAGGACCATGGTCACGCCGAACAGCAGGAAGTTCCAGGTCGCGAGCATGTGGATGTGCCGAGCGATCGGCAGCGCCGGGCTTCCAGAGCCCATGAACAGCGCGAGCACCGTGCGATCGGCCAGCGTCAGCAACACGATCAGCGCGCCGGTGATCAGCAGCGACAGGACGATCCCATTGCGCGTGATCGCACCGACGCGGTCCCATAGCCGGGCGCCGATGTTCTGTGCCGACATGGCGCTGACGGCCGCGCCGATCGCCATCGCCGGCATCTGCACATAGGTCCAAAGCTGCATCGCGACGCCGAACGCCGCTGTCGTGTCGACGCCCTGCCGGTTGACGATGCCGATCAGCGCCAGCGCCGACATCGAGATGACGACCATCTGCAGGCCCATGGGGAAGCCTTTGACGATGATCGTTTTCATGATCGTGAGCTTGGGCATCAGGTAGCGCAGTTCCGCACCGCGCAACCGCAGGGGCAGGTCCCGCGCATAGACGTAGATGACGAGTCCGATCAGGCTGACGTAATTGCCGATCAGCGTCGACATGGCCGAACCGGCAATACCCATCGCCGGGATCGGGCCGAAGCCCCGAATGAAGAAGGGGTTGAGGCCGCTGTCGAGGACGACGGCGACGATCATGAACCAGAGCGGCGTCAGGCTGTCCCCCGCCCCGCGCAGCGCCATCATCATCAAGGTCAGAAGCAGCAGCGCCGGCATCGCGAGAAAGATGACCTGCAGATAATCGAGCGCGAGCTTTGCCGCGTCGCCCGGTGTTCCGAGCAGGTGCAGGATCGAGCCGGACAGGAAATAGCCGGCGATGCCGATCAGGATGGTGACGACGGCGAAGCCTCCCATCGCGGTGCCGAAGATGCGCCGCGCCTCATCGGTGTCCTTGCGGCCCCAATACTGGCCGATGAGGATGGTCGACGCCATGCCGAAGCCGAACACGAAGGCGGTCAGCAGAAACATGACCATGTTGGCATTGGACGTCGCCGCGAGCGCGCCTTCGCCGAGCAGGCGGCCGACCCAGATCGCGTTGACGGTGCCGTTCAGCGACTGAAGGATCGAGGACGCGAGCGTCGGCAGCGCGAACTTGAGAAGCGTCGGGCCGATCGCGCCTTCGGTCAGATTTCCGCGCTGCGGGGGCCCTCGTCTCGCTTGTGCGTCAGCCACTCGTTTCTCCGTCTAGCCCAGTCGCTCCAACGCGGCACGGAGGCGATCGGCCTCCGCCGCCTTGGCGTCGTGGTCGGCTCGCGCCTTTTCGACGGCTTCGGGCTTGGCGCGTTCGGTGAAGTTCGGGTTTGCGAGGCGCTGGGCGAGGCTGTCGCGTTCCTTTTCGGCAGTCGCGGCGCCCTTCGCTAGCCGATCGCGCTCGGCGTCGAGGTCGATCACGCCTTCGAGCGGAAGCGCAAATGTCGCTTCATCAACAACCACCTGCGCGGCGCCGGTGCCCGTGAAGGTCGACAACTGGATCGATTCCAGGCGAGCCAGCCGCGACAGCATGGCGAAGTTGCGGTCGAGGCGCGCGGCGGTCTCTTCCGAGGCGTCCGCAGCGAATAGGTGCAGCTTTGCCGATGGAGGTACGTTCAGCTCAGTACGAGCGGACCGAACTTCGCCGACGAGCCTGATTATCCAGTCGAGTTCGGACTTCGCACGGAGATCTATCTGAGCCTGCGGCTCGGGCCATTTAGCGACGATCAGTTCGTACGGTCGTGCGTTCGCATTCCACAGCTCTTCGGTGATGAAGGGCATTAGCGGATGGAGCATGACAAGGATCTGGTCGAACGCCCAGGCGGCGACCTTCTTGGTCTCCTCGTCGAAGCTGCCTTTGATCAGCTCGACATACCAGTCGCAGAAGGTGCCCCAGACGAAGTGGTAGATGGCATCCGCCATCTCGTCGTAGCGCAGTTCGTCGAAGGCGCGATCAAGCTTACCGAGCGTCTCGACGACCTCGCCGATGATCCAGCGGTTGACCGGAAGCTCGGCGGCGGGTGTGGCGATGCTGTCGCTAGCGCCGACGCCGTTCATCTGCAGGAAGCGCGCGGCGTTCCAGATCTTGGTCGCGAAGTTGCGATAGCCTTCGACGCGCTTCTCATCGAGCTTGATGTCGCGGCCCTGACTTTCCATCGCCGCCAGCGTGAAGCGCAGCGCGTCTGCCCCGTATTTGTCGATAAGGCCGAGCGGGTCGACCGTATTGCCCTTCGACTTGGACATCTTCGCGCCCTGCGCGTCGCGAACCAGGCCGTGGAGGTAGAGCGTCTTCCATGGCACCTCGCCCATGAACTCGATGCCCTGCATCGCCATGCGCGCGTCCCAGAAAAAGAGGATGTCGAAGCCGGAGATGAGCACGTCGTTGGGGTAGTGGCGGCGGAGGTCCTCGGTCTCCTCCGGCCAGCCGAGTGTCGCAAACGGCCAGAGTGCTGAGCTGAACCAGGTGTCGAGAACGTCTTCGTCCTGCCGCAGCGGTTGGTCTCCCGCTTGCTTGCGTGCTTCTTCCTCAGTCTCAGCGACGAAGATCTTGCCGTCCTCGGCATACCACGCCGGAATGCGGTGGCCCCACCACAGTTGGCGCGAGACGCACCACGGCTGGATGTTCTCGAGCCAGTTGAACCAGGTTTTGGCCCAAGTCTCGGGCACGATCCTGATGTCGCCCTTCTTGACCGCTTGGAGCGCGGGCAGCGCCAGCTTGACGGCGTCGACATACCATTGGTCGGTAAGCCACGGCTCGATGACTACGCCTGAGCGGTCGCCATAGGGTGTAGGGATGACCCGGTCCTCAACGCGGACCAGCGCGCCTTCGTCTTCCAGTCTGGCAACAACCGCCTTGCGCGTTTCCTCGCGGGTCAGGCCGAGCAGCTCCTGCGGGATGAGGCCGTCCCGCGTCTGCACAACGTATGCCTCGGCATCGAACATGTTGAGCATGTCCGCGGGCATGAAACCGGCGCGCTTGCCGACCTCATAGTCGTTGAAGTCGTGACCCGGCGTGATCTTCACCGCGCCGCTGCCCAACTCCGGATCGGCATGCTCATCGGGGATGATCGGGATCAGGCGGCCGGTGATCGGTTGCTTGATGTGCTTGCCGATCAGCGCCTTGTAGCGCTCGTCCTCCGGGTGAACCGCGACCGCCATGTCGGCGAGCATCGTTTCGGGCCGCGTGGTTGCGACGTGAATTGCGCCGCTGTTGTCGGCAAGCGGGTAACTGAGCGTCCAGAACTTGCCCTGCACATCGCGCGTCTCGACCTCGAGGTCGCTGATCGCGGTCTGGAACTTGGGGTCCCAGTTGACGAGCCGCTTGTCGCGGTAGGCAAGGCCGCGCTTGTAGAGTTCGACGAAGACGTGAGTGACGGCTTTCGAGAAACCCTCATCCATCGTGAAGCGCTCGTTCGACCAGTCGCACGATGCACCGAGGCGACGGAGCTGCCGCGTGATCGCGCCGCCCGACTGCGCCTTCCATTCCCAGACGTGCTCCAGGAATGCTTCACGTCCGATCTCCGCGCGCTTGATGCCCTGGCTGTCGAGGTTGCGCTCGACCACCATTTGCGTCGCGATGCCGGCGTGGTCGGTGCCGACCACCCAGAGCGCGTCCTTGCCGCGCATCCGCTCGCGCCGGCTGAGCACATCCTGCAGCGTGATATCGAGCGCGTGGCCGATGTGCAGCGAGCCGGTGACGTTCGGCGG
This portion of the Sphingomonas limnosediminicola genome encodes:
- a CDS encoding MATE family efflux transporter, which produces MADAQARRGPPQRGNLTEGAIGPTLLKFALPTLASSILQSLNGTVNAIWVGRLLGEGALAATSNANMVMFLLTAFVFGFGMASTILIGQYWGRKDTDEARRIFGTAMGGFAVVTILIGIAGYFLSGSILHLLGTPGDAAKLALDYLQVIFLAMPALLLLTLMMMALRGAGDSLTPLWFMIVAVVLDSGLNPFFIRGFGPIPAMGIAGSAMSTLIGNYVSLIGLVIYVYARDLPLRLRGAELRYLMPKLTIMKTIIVKGFPMGLQMVVISMSALALIGIVNRQGVDTTAAFGVAMQLWTYVQMPAMAIGAAVSAMSAQNIGARLWDRVGAITRNGIVLSLLITGALIVLLTLADRTVLALFMGSGSPALPIARHIHMLATWNFLLFGVTMVLFATVRANGAVWAPLIILAVGLIPVRFGWIFATQHWLGPDAVWLSFPVSSFANMALAVLYYWKGGWRKAQLSIEQVPSPDECIEEAEATREPGGALNPAG
- the hemB gene encoding porphobilinogen synthase gives rise to the protein MSASFPHLRMRRGRSSAWMRSMLAENRLHPSDFIWPLFVCDGRDCDEPIGSLPGVSRWSIDKLGAKAREAANLGIPCIALFPNTPTDLRTDDAREALNSGNLICQAIKAIKDAVPDIGVLTDVALDPYTSHGHDGIVDIAGNVINDDTVEVLVRQALVQAEAGADIVAPSDMMDGRVAAIRAALEDEGHQNVAIMAYAAKYASAFYGPFREAVGSLGRLKGDKRGYQMNPANIEEALREVELDLAEGADFVMVKPGLPYLDVVARVKDAFGVPTFAYQVSGEYAMIEAVAAAGAGDRDALILETLLAFKRAGATGVLTYHAVDAARLIS
- a CDS encoding pyridoxal phosphate-dependent decarboxylase family protein, producing MIDQLRAEIARLREAAAPLEPDAATRRAIGGQALDHALAYWDQVEEASSNRPWSEVFSQRLDPEFTEQGRDPASVLDYVGTCIDNPGFATTSPRFMAYIPGGGVPYSAFGDLLAATSNKYSGFASASPGAVRIENACAAWLASVIGYPADSAGTLTSGGSIANLTAVVAAREARDPDSGGAVYVTRFAHYCVDKALHIAGRGRSPKRVIDTDEDYRMSVEALQGALEEDRRSGVRPWLVIASAGTVDTGAIDPLPEIADLCRRYGAWLHVDGAYGGLFALCDEGRERLRGIEQADSVALDPHKALFLPYGTGAALVRDGKLLQQAFSASADYIRPLGESEVGPSPADLSPELTRHFRALRLWLPLQIAGIAAFRAAQSEKLALARYFHARLSEIDGFDPGPEPQLSVVAFRYLPKSGDADAFNERLMQHIQQEGRVMMSGTRIDGTYRLRCAILCFRTHLEHVDDAVGAVVRGVEALRG
- a CDS encoding diacylglycerol/lipid kinase family protein, whose translation is MANNNKLPRKAILIVNTASRSGADAFEQAREKLTGAGVELIDARSVDDPETLPHEIKAAVKRAPMVIVGGGDGTLSETVDDFLGSDTVFALLPLGTANSFARTLGIPLDLDGAIDVIANGLPRQIDLAAINGDYFLNNAALGLAPKVAETVPHGLKRTLGRLGYLLWAGWSAASFKAFRLTVDDGKRRHRLWATEARIANGRFHGGIELIESANVDSGEIVVQAVEGRSVVKLGWSYLTSALKHPSRHDPLTEFRGKKLRIETHPRMRVSIDGELGPETPFEATVAPGAITVAAPRG
- a CDS encoding valine--tRNA ligase; its protein translation is MSELPKTFEPRAIEDSWYAHWESNGLFRPERPDATPWTIVMPPPNVTGSLHIGHALDITLQDVLSRRERMRGKDALWVVGTDHAGIATQMVVERNLDSQGIKRAEIGREAFLEHVWEWKAQSGGAITRQLRRLGASCDWSNERFTMDEGFSKAVTHVFVELYKRGLAYRDKRLVNWDPKFQTAISDLEVETRDVQGKFWTLSYPLADNSGAIHVATTRPETMLADMAVAVHPEDERYKALIGKHIKQPITGRLIPIIPDEHADPELGSGAVKITPGHDFNDYEVGKRAGFMPADMLNMFDAEAYVVQTRDGLIPQELLGLTREETRKAVVARLEDEGALVRVEDRVIPTPYGDRSGVVIEPWLTDQWYVDAVKLALPALQAVKKGDIRIVPETWAKTWFNWLENIQPWCVSRQLWWGHRIPAWYAEDGKIFVAETEEEARKQAGDQPLRQDEDVLDTWFSSALWPFATLGWPEETEDLRRHYPNDVLISGFDILFFWDARMAMQGIEFMGEVPWKTLYLHGLVRDAQGAKMSKSKGNTVDPLGLIDKYGADALRFTLAAMESQGRDIKLDEKRVEGYRNFATKIWNAARFLQMNGVGASDSIATPAAELPVNRWIIGEVVETLGKLDRAFDELRYDEMADAIYHFVWGTFCDWYVELIKGSFDEETKKVAAWAFDQILVMLHPLMPFITEELWNANARPYELIVAKWPEPQAQIDLRAKSELDWIIRLVGEVRSARTELNVPPSAKLHLFAADASEETAARLDRNFAMLSRLARLESIQLSTFTGTGAAQVVVDEATFALPLEGVIDLDAERDRLAKGAATAEKERDSLAQRLANPNFTERAKPEAVEKARADHDAKAAEADRLRAALERLG